In Brevibacterium zhoupengii, the following are encoded in one genomic region:
- a CDS encoding KOW domain-containing RNA-binding protein, with the protein MTEFKIGDTVQVTSGAMAHSVGTVVYLYEETGKYLVRTGVGTQDYYSPDEIELFKP; encoded by the coding sequence ATGACTGAGTTCAAGATCGGCGACACTGTCCAAGTCACCTCCGGAGCCATGGCCCACAGCGTCGGCACCGTCGTCTACCTCTATGAGGAGACAGGCAAGTACCTTGTACGCACGGGCGTGGGCACACAGGACTACTATTCCCCGGACGAGATCGAGCTGTTCAAGCCTTGA
- a CDS encoding MerR family transcriptional regulator, producing MAELTGTTVNTIRHYHKLELLAQPERMSNGYKQYGAAHVLRLLQIRRLREIGIPLSDIGSIQNDHEAQQLTLKRLDVELGETIAELEKARGQIAELLEYGAPIDTAAGFIDIAAKMSAPDRNLMSLYSRLYDETTMTEIKSIMATNSPADREIDDLAEDADEATRARLAEVVAPSMKAHLEANPWLLAPAHGMRGDISIGQSAIAGSITELYNSAQVDVIQRAFLQIFPTLDISDEERERFIEFVKAQAAKESN from the coding sequence TTGGCGGAGTTGACCGGGACCACGGTCAATACGATTCGGCATTATCACAAGCTCGAGCTGCTGGCTCAGCCCGAACGGATGAGTAACGGGTACAAGCAGTACGGGGCGGCCCACGTGCTCAGGCTCCTGCAGATCAGGCGGCTGCGCGAGATCGGCATTCCGTTGTCCGACATCGGCTCCATTCAAAATGATCATGAAGCGCAGCAGCTGACGCTCAAACGTCTCGACGTCGAACTCGGCGAGACCATCGCCGAGCTGGAGAAGGCGCGTGGGCAGATTGCGGAGCTGCTTGAGTACGGCGCCCCGATCGACACTGCCGCCGGCTTCATCGACATCGCGGCGAAGATGTCAGCTCCCGACCGCAACCTGATGTCACTGTATTCGCGGCTCTACGACGAGACGACGATGACTGAGATCAAGTCGATCATGGCCACAAATTCACCCGCCGATAGGGAAATCGACGATCTCGCCGAGGACGCCGACGAAGCCACGCGAGCACGGCTGGCCGAGGTCGTCGCGCCGAGCATGAAGGCGCATCTCGAGGCGAATCCCTGGCTGCTTGCACCAGCACACGGCATGCGCGGAGACATCAGCATCGGACAGTCTGCCATCGCCGGTTCGATCACTGAGCTCTACAACAGCGCCCAAGTCGATGTCATCCAGCGAGCCTTCCTCCAGATCTTCCCGACCTTGGACATCTCAGACGAAGAACGCGAGCGCTTCATCGAGTTCGTGAAGGCCCAGGCGGCCAAAGAATCGAACTGA
- a CDS encoding small multidrug efflux protein, which yields MNTLITFFQSLASHVPDLLQPFIIALAGAVPFVEGEVSAVIGVWAGLNPIVAGLAGAIGNFICVTVIVLLGARAREAVVARRSRARESVPVGAGVAGAGADATFADEGATVAGERGPAEGEVRFLDEPPAQKKPESKGRIKFKRFLTRFGVPGASLLGPLAIPTQITSTILVSSGVKTSWILLWQGIAIVAWTTLTTLIATGALSLFTS from the coding sequence ATGAACACCCTCATCACCTTCTTCCAAAGCCTCGCCTCCCACGTCCCCGACCTTCTGCAGCCGTTCATCATCGCGCTCGCCGGAGCAGTGCCCTTCGTCGAGGGCGAGGTCTCAGCTGTCATCGGAGTGTGGGCTGGCCTCAACCCGATCGTCGCAGGGCTCGCCGGGGCAATCGGCAACTTCATCTGCGTTACCGTCATCGTGCTGCTCGGTGCCCGGGCTCGTGAGGCCGTGGTTGCTCGCCGAAGCCGAGCTCGGGAAAGCGTTCCCGTGGGAGCCGGAGTGGCTGGAGCTGGGGCGGACGCAACCTTTGCCGATGAGGGCGCGACCGTTGCCGGTGAACGCGGACCTGCGGAGGGCGAAGTAAGGTTCCTCGACGAGCCACCCGCTCAGAAGAAGCCCGAGTCGAAGGGCCGCATCAAGTTCAAACGCTTCCTCACCCGCTTCGGTGTCCCGGGGGCGAGCCTGCTCGGACCCCTTGCCATTCCGACTCAGATCACCTCGACGATCTTGGTCAGCTCAGGAGTCAAGACCTCATGGATCCTGCTCTGGCAGGGCATCGCCATCGTCGCCTGGACGACACTGACCACACTCATCGCCACCGGAGCACTGTCCCTGTTCACCAGCTGA
- a CDS encoding homing endonuclease associated repeat-containing protein, with translation MIDSDTDRSHTAAPALIGALLHLAATDADLAPTAASALSPKDREILAEVEVALHNQTLDESGVKKALAEVADSIARVRSSPSPVALTAAKYEKARTAVLGQLGVVSTKGASVWPPTSQTAVQRFGSWNEALKAAGLATSSVGRARGQLRFDEAAYDKAIANFVADCDDRDLGATYKAYGEYAAEHKGEVPSAAAVRKFYGSWNAALASAG, from the coding sequence ATGATTGACTCCGACACCGACAGATCCCACACCGCCGCCCCCGCACTCATCGGGGCGCTGCTCCACCTCGCCGCGACCGACGCTGACCTGGCCCCGACTGCCGCGTCCGCGCTGAGTCCCAAGGACCGCGAGATCCTCGCCGAGGTTGAGGTAGCCCTCCACAATCAGACGTTGGATGAGAGTGGTGTGAAGAAGGCCCTCGCCGAGGTGGCTGATTCCATTGCACGCGTGCGCAGCTCACCCAGCCCGGTGGCGTTGACCGCGGCGAAATACGAGAAGGCACGCACCGCAGTCCTCGGGCAGCTGGGCGTGGTCTCGACTAAGGGCGCCAGCGTCTGGCCGCCTACCAGCCAAACTGCTGTCCAACGTTTCGGTTCCTGGAACGAGGCACTCAAGGCCGCGGGACTTGCCACGAGCTCGGTGGGTCGAGCACGAGGCCAGCTGCGCTTCGACGAGGCCGCATATGACAAAGCGATCGCCAACTTCGTCGCCGACTGCGACGACCGGGACCTCGGTGCCACGTACAAGGCCTACGGAGAATACGCCGCCGAACACAAGGGTGAAGTGCCCTCGGCCGCCGCTGTGCGGAAGTTCTACGGCAGTTGGAACGCGGCACTTGCCTCGGCGGGGTGA
- a CDS encoding MFS transporter, with product MSSPTRTDDGSVDNSGTGTAASARLDRTKMRKIATASVIGTTVEWYDLFLFGTASALVFNQVFFPELSPALGTILAFLTFAAAYLARTVGAVLFGHFGDRLGRKSMLLVSLLVMGGATLAIGLVPDFNTIGIAAPFILLTLRIIQGLALGGEWGGAVLMTVEHAPEERRGWYGSMVQVGVPVGTLLANLAFLIVTGLVSEEALISWGWRVPFIASVLLVAVGIYIRLNIEETPSFQQVREQGAKAKLPFAHLMRHYWKPVILGGIATLSTGSTFTLMVASGVNYGTQEKGLSSNFMLWVVLVACIIGLIFIPVFGRLSDKVGRRPIIAAGIAGEVILAFPFFWLMNTGSAAAVFLAYGLMMIAFCANYGPIATFLAELFGAKIRYSGLSVSYMLSGLLGSAITPAITVWLLDVTGKSDSMAWYIAGSAVLSLIALFLLTDNRLQSIDKADTAEAGVAPDTAAPAEVGEEGR from the coding sequence ATGAGTTCGCCAACTCGCACCGACGACGGTTCCGTCGACAACTCAGGCACCGGCACCGCCGCCAGCGCTCGCCTCGATCGCACGAAGATGCGCAAGATCGCGACCGCCAGCGTCATCGGCACCACCGTGGAATGGTACGACCTGTTCCTCTTCGGCACCGCCTCGGCGCTGGTGTTCAACCAGGTCTTCTTCCCCGAACTCTCACCGGCCCTGGGTACGATCCTCGCGTTCCTCACCTTCGCCGCCGCCTACCTGGCGCGCACGGTCGGTGCGGTCCTGTTCGGACACTTCGGTGACCGCCTCGGACGCAAATCGATGCTGCTCGTCTCCCTCCTCGTCATGGGTGGCGCTACCCTGGCCATCGGCTTGGTCCCCGACTTCAACACGATCGGCATCGCCGCACCGTTCATCCTGCTCACCCTGCGCATCATCCAAGGGCTGGCGCTCGGCGGCGAATGGGGCGGGGCGGTTCTCATGACCGTCGAACACGCACCCGAGGAGCGCCGAGGCTGGTACGGCTCGATGGTCCAGGTGGGCGTCCCCGTGGGGACCCTGCTGGCCAACCTCGCCTTCCTCATCGTCACCGGTCTCGTGTCCGAAGAAGCGCTCATCTCCTGGGGCTGGAGGGTCCCGTTCATCGCCTCCGTGCTGCTCGTCGCCGTCGGCATCTACATCCGCCTCAACATCGAAGAGACCCCGAGCTTCCAGCAGGTCCGCGAACAGGGCGCGAAGGCCAAACTGCCCTTCGCCCACCTCATGCGCCACTACTGGAAACCCGTCATCCTCGGCGGCATCGCGACCCTGTCGACCGGTTCCACGTTCACACTCATGGTCGCCTCGGGCGTCAACTACGGCACCCAGGAGAAGGGGCTGTCGAGCAACTTCATGCTCTGGGTCGTCCTCGTCGCCTGCATCATCGGGCTCATCTTCATCCCGGTCTTCGGCCGCCTCTCCGACAAGGTCGGACGGCGCCCGATCATCGCCGCAGGAATCGCCGGCGAAGTCATCCTCGCCTTCCCATTCTTCTGGCTCATGAACACTGGCAGCGCCGCCGCAGTCTTCCTCGCCTACGGGCTGATGATGATCGCCTTCTGCGCGAACTACGGGCCGATCGCGACCTTCCTCGCCGAGCTCTTCGGCGCGAAGATCCGCTACTCCGGACTCTCCGTGTCCTACATGCTCTCGGGTCTGCTGGGCTCGGCCATCACCCCCGCGATCACCGTGTGGCTGCTCGACGTCACCGGCAAGTCCGACTCGATGGCCTGGTACATCGCGGGCTCCGCGGTCCTGTCCCTCATCGCCCTGTTCCTGCTCACCGACAATCGCCTGCAGAGCATCGACAAGGCCGACACCGCCGAGGCTGGAGTGGCGCCTGATACCGCTGCCCCCGCCGAGGTGGGGGAGGAGGGTCGATGA
- a CDS encoding RidA family protein, protein MIRRIETAPGLAPSIGPYSQAVVANGFVFTTGQVPFAADGVKPEAFEDQVRTCLSNLKSVLETAGSGIDRVVKVNAYLTAPEQREPFNRVYADFFAEAKPARTTVCVSIWDISLEVECVAVVDEAASADETAGVADVAAPEVVA, encoded by the coding sequence ATGATCCGCCGGATTGAGACCGCCCCTGGGCTGGCCCCGAGCATTGGACCCTACTCCCAGGCCGTCGTCGCCAACGGGTTCGTGTTCACCACCGGACAGGTCCCCTTCGCCGCCGACGGAGTGAAACCTGAGGCCTTCGAGGACCAGGTGCGAACCTGCCTGAGCAACCTCAAGTCGGTGCTCGAAACCGCGGGCAGCGGAATCGATCGGGTCGTCAAGGTCAACGCCTATCTGACCGCGCCCGAACAACGGGAACCATTCAACCGCGTCTACGCGGACTTCTTCGCAGAGGCGAAGCCGGCACGGACCACCGTGTGCGTCTCGATCTGGGACATCTCTCTCGAGGTGGAATGTGTTGCCGTCGTCGACGAGGCTGCCTCTGCGGACGAGACTGCAGGGGTAGCTGACGTTGCTGCGCCCGAGGTGGTTGCGTGA
- a CDS encoding RraA family protein, with product MSRPSAELLAALREVELPTLGHFLEDGFCSQTMAPINAGPQMVGVARTLDLREPDALAVNRALHALAPGDVLVIRVAGGLHAPVGAVTAAAAIAQGAAGMVVDGPVTDVVALRAVQDQLPVFATGLTARTTKRSGNLGDGVLDCEVEVGGVKVRPGDLVLGDAQGVLVLPPDGPGDEILQAALDSDRGEGELLAKIAAGGDLRVLLPG from the coding sequence GTGAGCCGGCCTTCTGCCGAGCTGCTCGCTGCCCTTCGTGAGGTCGAGCTGCCTACGCTCGGACACTTCCTCGAGGACGGCTTCTGCTCCCAGACTATGGCCCCGATCAACGCCGGGCCGCAGATGGTCGGCGTCGCACGGACCCTTGATCTGCGTGAACCCGACGCGCTCGCCGTCAACCGGGCGCTGCATGCGTTGGCCCCGGGTGATGTGCTCGTCATCCGAGTTGCCGGTGGGCTCCACGCACCGGTAGGGGCAGTGACTGCTGCTGCGGCGATCGCCCAGGGCGCCGCGGGCATGGTCGTCGATGGGCCCGTGACTGATGTCGTTGCGCTCCGCGCAGTCCAGGACCAACTCCCGGTCTTCGCCACCGGACTCACGGCGCGGACGACGAAACGGTCAGGCAACCTCGGCGACGGCGTGCTCGACTGCGAGGTCGAGGTCGGCGGGGTCAAGGTCCGACCGGGTGACCTGGTTCTCGGTGACGCCCAGGGAGTGCTCGTTCTGCCGCCCGACGGACCGGGCGATGAGATCCTGCAGGCGGCACTGGACTCCGACCGTGGAGAAGGCGAGCTGCTGGCTAAGATCGCGGCCGGGGGTGACCTGAGAGTGCTGTTGCCGGGGTGA
- a CDS encoding pyridoxal phosphate-dependent aminotransferase, whose product MTHEYRRISPMAQNYPASNIRKMFNLALDYPDAVKLTVGEPDFNTPEHIKTAGIRGIENNQTRYVANAGIPPLRNAIAGKYAKRWDREVTSNNVMVSFGAMEALTFALDVTVSPGEEVIIPDPSFPNYVGQIHRLGGVAVAVPVEEEAGFKFRAEDVRAAISDKTAAIIINSPSNPLGSVMDRAELEKLADLAEEHGFTIISDEVYEEMVFDDAVFTSIAEVRPGFDRFLVVGSFSKTYAMTGWRCGFVIGSTDLIAPMALLQEGLTSSLPGFVQEAAVAAIEGPQSDVEMMVKSYAQRRDLMMERINAIDGLSLLRPEATFYAFVNIKEWGLTGWELATQLLEKHNLATIPGSAFGAAGEGYMRLTFAVAPETINEACDRLAAFAASR is encoded by the coding sequence ATGACACATGAGTACCGCCGCATCTCCCCGATGGCTCAGAACTACCCGGCTTCGAACATCCGGAAGATGTTCAACCTCGCACTGGACTACCCCGATGCCGTGAAGCTCACTGTCGGTGAGCCCGACTTCAACACCCCGGAGCACATCAAGACTGCCGGGATCCGCGGGATCGAGAACAACCAGACGCGCTACGTTGCCAACGCCGGAATCCCACCGCTGCGCAACGCCATCGCCGGCAAGTACGCGAAGCGCTGGGACCGGGAAGTCACCTCGAACAACGTCATGGTCTCCTTCGGCGCGATGGAAGCCTTAACCTTCGCCCTCGACGTCACAGTCTCCCCCGGTGAGGAGGTGATCATCCCCGATCCCAGCTTCCCGAACTATGTCGGTCAGATCCACCGCCTCGGCGGGGTCGCGGTGGCAGTTCCGGTGGAGGAAGAGGCCGGGTTCAAATTCCGCGCCGAGGATGTTCGCGCCGCCATCAGCGACAAGACCGCGGCGATCATCATCAACAGTCCGTCCAATCCGCTGGGCTCGGTCATGGATCGGGCTGAGCTCGAGAAGCTCGCGGACTTGGCCGAGGAGCACGGGTTCACGATCATCTCTGACGAGGTCTACGAAGAGATGGTCTTCGACGATGCCGTCTTCACCTCCATCGCCGAGGTGCGGCCCGGCTTCGATCGCTTCCTCGTCGTGGGCAGCTTCTCGAAGACTTACGCGATGACCGGCTGGCGGTGCGGTTTCGTCATCGGTTCAACCGATCTCATTGCACCGATGGCGCTGCTGCAGGAGGGCCTCACCTCCAGCCTCCCGGGATTCGTCCAAGAGGCAGCAGTGGCCGCGATCGAGGGGCCGCAGTCCGACGTCGAGATGATGGTGAAATCCTACGCGCAGCGCCGCGATCTCATGATGGAGCGCATCAACGCCATCGACGGGCTCAGCCTGTTGCGCCCCGAAGCCACCTTCTACGCCTTCGTCAACATCAAGGAGTGGGGACTGACCGGCTGGGAGCTGGCCACGCAGCTGCTGGAGAAGCACAATCTCGCGACGATCCCCGGCTCGGCGTTCGGTGCTGCGGGCGAGGGGTACATGCGGCTGACGTTCGCCGTTGCCCCGGAGACGATCAATGAAGCGTGTGACCGGCTGGCCGCGTTTGCAGCCAGCCGGTAA
- a CDS encoding NAD(P)/FAD-dependent oxidoreductase, with protein sequence MSYLNGEASHWLTQSPPETTVPAPLPTEKQDLVIVGGGMTGLWSAYYARQAHPDWQITVVEAKHIGYGASGRNGGWLSTLMPGNRAKYTEAVDRARSSDPNGPVGSAGLTGVESVRSFQSALFDTIDEVLDVLEREGIDAHQARGGHIDIAQSEAGMTRLRELFDGDKQYGYGPEDMQFLDAEATKAHVNVDNAHGSVFFPGTARVDPALLTRGLAAVLKNHGVTICEDTSAGHIGKGIVATNRGPVTGDTIFVCLEGYSDTVTGDLPGLEGRQVIPVFSSMIATNPLPASAWEDIGWDGRECLGDTAHTFIYAQRTDDDRIALGGRGAPYAFRSGLPGDGTVPAEVVDLLASRLASLFPDLEFEVAHAWRGALGVTRDWCAGIFFDADQRIGVARGYAGHGVTATHLAAKTLLDRASGASTPLTALPWNDHFSGQWEPEPIRWLGIRSMYKIFNIADEWERITGAKKTSLLAQFGSRLAGLHE encoded by the coding sequence ATGTCCTACCTCAACGGCGAGGCCTCCCATTGGCTGACCCAGTCCCCTCCCGAGACCACTGTCCCCGCTCCGCTGCCCACCGAGAAACAGGACCTCGTCATCGTCGGCGGCGGCATGACCGGGCTGTGGTCGGCCTACTACGCGAGGCAGGCCCACCCTGACTGGCAGATCACCGTCGTCGAGGCCAAGCACATCGGCTACGGGGCCTCGGGCCGCAACGGCGGCTGGCTCTCCACGCTGATGCCCGGGAACAGAGCCAAGTACACCGAGGCGGTCGACCGTGCCCGCAGCAGTGACCCAAACGGTCCGGTCGGCTCCGCCGGACTGACCGGAGTGGAGTCGGTGAGGTCGTTCCAATCCGCGCTCTTCGACACCATCGACGAGGTCCTCGACGTCCTCGAACGGGAGGGCATCGACGCCCATCAGGCCCGCGGCGGCCATATCGACATCGCCCAGTCCGAGGCCGGAATGACCCGACTGCGCGAACTCTTCGACGGTGACAAGCAGTACGGCTACGGACCCGAGGACATGCAGTTCCTCGACGCCGAGGCGACCAAGGCACACGTCAACGTCGACAACGCCCACGGCAGCGTGTTCTTCCCCGGCACCGCCCGCGTTGATCCAGCACTCCTCACGCGTGGCTTGGCCGCAGTCCTCAAGAATCACGGTGTCACGATCTGCGAGGACACCTCGGCGGGTCACATCGGCAAGGGTATCGTCGCAACGAATCGTGGCCCGGTCACCGGGGACACGATCTTCGTGTGCCTCGAGGGGTATTCGGACACCGTCACCGGTGACCTGCCCGGGCTGGAGGGGCGTCAGGTCATCCCCGTGTTCTCGTCGATGATCGCGACCAACCCGCTTCCCGCCTCGGCGTGGGAGGACATCGGCTGGGACGGTCGCGAATGCTTAGGCGACACCGCGCACACCTTCATCTACGCCCAGCGCACCGACGACGATCGGATCGCCTTGGGCGGTCGCGGGGCACCGTATGCCTTTCGCTCGGGTCTGCCCGGTGACGGGACGGTCCCCGCCGAGGTGGTCGATCTGCTGGCCTCGCGCTTGGCCTCGCTCTTTCCCGACCTCGAGTTTGAGGTCGCCCACGCTTGGCGCGGTGCGCTGGGTGTGACCCGCGACTGGTGTGCGGGGATCTTCTTCGACGCCGACCAGCGCATCGGTGTGGCCCGCGGCTATGCCGGACATGGGGTCACGGCCACGCATCTGGCGGCGAAGACCCTGCTCGATCGGGCGTCCGGCGCGTCGACTCCATTGACGGCGCTGCCGTGGAACGACCACTTCTCCGGCCAGTGGGAGCCCGAACCGATTCGCTGGCTGGGTATCCGCTCGATGTACAAGATCTTCAACATCGCCGATGAGTGGGAGCGAATCACGGGCGCTAAGAAGACGAGCCTGCTCGCCCAATTCGGGTCCCGCCTCGCCGGGCTCCACGAATAG
- a CDS encoding cupin domain-containing protein, which yields MSALEPISTHDFPLEHEPIEDWQRLDDGVPTRGRTDNPTTAFAELGTIAGAEYGLWEMSAGTMRDIEDDEVFIVISGNGRIDFDDMKLDPIDLSPGTLVRLEEGMTTWWYVDDAPLRKLYIAPGEDWPNPHGM from the coding sequence ATGAGCGCACTGGAGCCGATCAGCACCCACGATTTCCCACTCGAGCATGAGCCCATCGAGGACTGGCAGCGGTTGGATGACGGTGTCCCGACGAGAGGTCGTACCGATAATCCGACCACGGCCTTCGCCGAACTCGGCACGATCGCCGGAGCCGAATACGGGCTGTGGGAGATGAGCGCTGGGACGATGCGCGACATCGAAGACGATGAGGTCTTCATCGTCATCAGCGGCAACGGTCGGATTGATTTCGATGACATGAAGCTGGACCCGATCGATCTGTCGCCGGGGACGCTTGTGCGTCTTGAAGAGGGAATGACGACCTGGTGGTATGTCGACGACGCACCTTTGCGCAAGCTCTACATCGCCCCGGGCGAAGACTGGCCGAACCCGCACGGGATGTGA
- a CDS encoding pyridoxal phosphate-dependent aminotransferase encodes MKTARRLENLGTETSFRVAQDAADWKARGNVVYPFHLGDLNFPMAPHIVEAMDKAIKDGKTGYCPGPGIPELRAALADDIGSRRGMSIDPAEVVVTTGGKPVITKFLQMVMDPGQGVLYPSPGFPIYESQIEYLGGTALPYRYVPTDDGFAIDLDHLRASIDDQTVAIIYNDLQNPISAESTDAEREAIAAIAQEFDLWVLSDEAYFEMRYKGKSKSIAALDGMRERTVILYTFSKKFAMTGSRLGCAVAPREIAEVMSTLNTNDESCTTHYVQWAGIAALQGPQDGVGKMLEVLRKRRDATCSIINSIPGMSVATPGSTFYVFPDVTEAMETMGIATLSEFSTAALHNTGVSFCTREHFGRKQEWEDRGYIRLAYSGIGVDEINEGLGRLHDWVTQG; translated from the coding sequence ATGAAGACTGCTCGCCGCTTGGAGAACCTCGGCACCGAGACCTCGTTCCGAGTTGCCCAGGACGCCGCCGACTGGAAGGCCCGCGGCAATGTGGTCTATCCGTTCCACCTCGGCGATCTCAACTTCCCCATGGCGCCCCACATCGTCGAAGCGATGGACAAGGCGATCAAGGACGGCAAGACCGGCTACTGCCCGGGCCCGGGAATCCCGGAGCTGCGTGCGGCGCTGGCCGATGACATCGGCTCCCGACGCGGGATGAGCATCGACCCCGCCGAGGTGGTCGTGACCACCGGTGGCAAGCCGGTCATCACGAAGTTCCTCCAAATGGTCATGGATCCCGGTCAGGGTGTGCTCTATCCCAGCCCCGGCTTCCCGATCTACGAATCCCAGATCGAGTACCTCGGCGGCACTGCCCTGCCCTATCGGTACGTGCCCACCGACGATGGATTCGCCATCGACCTCGACCACCTGCGGGCCTCGATCGACGACCAGACCGTCGCCATCATCTACAACGACCTGCAGAACCCGATCTCAGCCGAATCCACCGATGCCGAACGTGAGGCGATCGCGGCGATCGCTCAGGAATTCGACCTCTGGGTGCTCTCCGATGAGGCCTATTTCGAGATGCGCTACAAGGGGAAGTCGAAGTCCATCGCCGCGCTTGACGGCATGCGCGAGCGCACCGTCATTCTCTACACGTTCAGCAAGAAGTTCGCGATGACCGGCTCCCGTTTGGGCTGTGCCGTAGCACCGCGTGAGATCGCCGAGGTGATGTCGACGTTGAACACCAACGACGAATCCTGCACCACCCATTACGTCCAATGGGCCGGTATCGCCGCACTGCAGGGACCGCAGGACGGCGTAGGGAAGATGCTCGAAGTGCTGCGCAAGCGCCGGGACGCCACCTGCTCGATCATCAACTCGATTCCGGGCATGAGCGTGGCGACGCCGGGTTCAACGTTCTACGTCTTCCCCGATGTCACCGAGGCGATGGAGACCATGGGGATTGCCACGTTGAGTGAGTTCTCTACCGCGGCGCTCCACAACACGGGAGTCTCCTTCTGCACCCGCGAACACTTCGGTCGGAAGCAGGAGTGGGAGGACCGCGGCTACATCCGCCTGGCCTACTCCGGCATCGGCGTCGACGAGATCAACGAAGGTCTGGGACGCTTACACGACTGGGTCACGCAGGGGTAA
- the lgt gene encoding prolipoprotein diacylglyceryl transferase yields MLANPAVDDLPTLPHDVLASIPSPSVSSFSLGPLTIHFYALCILAGIVIAIVLTNHRLTKRGVEDWQVLDIATLAVPMAIIGARIYHVITHYTDYFGPGRNPWNPFEPGSVWAIWEGGIAIFGSLIGGTLGALIMCRRLNIKLSALLDAIAPGLILAQACGRFGNWFNQELFGQPTTLPWGLEIDPSNANFPAGLPADTLFHPTFLYEVIWNSLGALVLLWLGRHLFFQWGRLFGMYLVWYGAGRIVWESIRLDPSFVVLGLRTNVWAAIGAVALGIAIIVIQRLRHPEPEKSPFINDRKPETEPAD; encoded by the coding sequence GTGCTTGCCAATCCAGCGGTCGATGACCTGCCCACGCTGCCCCACGATGTTCTTGCTTCTATTCCCAGCCCGAGCGTCTCCAGCTTCTCGCTGGGCCCTCTGACGATTCACTTCTATGCGCTGTGCATTCTGGCGGGAATCGTCATCGCCATCGTGTTGACCAATCACCGTCTGACCAAGCGCGGAGTCGAAGATTGGCAGGTCCTCGACATTGCGACCCTGGCAGTCCCGATGGCCATCATCGGGGCCAGGATCTACCACGTCATCACCCACTACACGGACTATTTCGGCCCCGGTCGCAACCCGTGGAACCCCTTTGAGCCCGGCTCTGTGTGGGCGATCTGGGAAGGCGGAATCGCCATCTTCGGTTCACTCATCGGCGGCACATTGGGCGCCCTGATCATGTGCCGCCGACTCAACATCAAACTCTCCGCACTCCTCGACGCCATCGCTCCGGGACTGATCCTCGCCCAGGCGTGCGGACGCTTCGGCAACTGGTTCAACCAGGAGCTCTTCGGCCAACCGACCACGTTGCCCTGGGGTCTGGAGATCGATCCGAGCAACGCGAACTTCCCAGCAGGACTGCCTGCCGACACCCTCTTCCACCCCACGTTCCTCTACGAGGTCATCTGGAACAGCCTCGGCGCCCTGGTCCTGCTGTGGCTGGGCCGCCACCTGTTCTTCCAGTGGGGACGCCTCTTCGGCATGTACCTCGTCTGGTACGGCGCCGGCCGCATCGTGTGGGAGTCCATTCGCCTCGACCCCAGTTTCGTCGTCCTCGGCCTGCGCACCAATGTGTGGGCAGCGATCGGCGCGGTAGCTCTCGGAATCGCCATCATCGTCATTCAAAGGCTGAGGCACCCCGAACCCGAGAAGTCACCGTTCATCAATGACCGGAAACCTGAGACCGAACCCGCCGACTGA